The following proteins are encoded in a genomic region of Oncorhynchus kisutch isolate 150728-3 linkage group LG18, Okis_V2, whole genome shotgun sequence:
- the LOC116354752 gene encoding cyclic nucleotide-gated cation channel beta-1 isoform X1, with translation MGRILGSLLPAALLIGSALCVGVVSLTLSHTSRVRVHKGRSLTLTCMNTTHAGVVQYWHTPFGRVQNSSLHANQKDVISMERDGSLRIHIASPHHSGLYYCLLLAGGQTTLTPYLLTASSSQDHAVEHRRVVRSILGGHAEERNVAVVSDGVFAAAVAASVVVTFLVGFSSGALSRTLLDRCVNWVRSLGQERRNHGETVSVAFRKDVEQEDEDYPASTTSVTMENVSPSPPAKPQRSFRGKHHEETAYLEGCYQGRGEEGRERGGEEGREGGGEEGRERGGEEGRERGGEEVRERRGEEGREVGGSTDGKEKSRRVGEEKRSDSEEGREGKEGRNESDREEGREGKEGRNESDREEGREGKEGRNESDREEGREGKEGRNESDREEGRRESEEGREGKEGRTECKETESDGKIEEGGFRGDSSSDSEEGSVGVREGEGGVERQGSAGEERCSPPRPARQSRVIRLYQYDEEGHRYSHLPNPVPMERTSPAPQAKQRSLSLTRLNTIMAAATASPMDPQNPLGRDSDPQDSDPEERDTASPASPSQGQERPVFQLEI, from the exons ATGGGAAGAATTCTGGGGTCTCTgctgccagcagctctgctgatTGGCTCAGCCCTCTGTGTGGGTGTGGTCAGTCTAACCCTAAGCCACACCTCTAGGGTCAGAGTTCACAAAGGGAGGAGCCTCACACTGACCTGCATGAACACAACACATGCAG gagtggtCCAGTACTGGCACACCCCTTTCGGTCGGGTCCAGAACAGCAGTCTTCATGCCAACCAGAAGGATGTGATTTCTATGGAACGAGATGGTAGCCTGCGGATCCACATTGCTTCTCCTCACCACAGCGGGCTGTATTACTGCCTCCTCCTGGCCGGAGGACAAACTACACTCACACCCTACCTGCT GACTGCCAGCAGTTCACAGGATCATGCTGTCGAACACAGGCGGGTGGTCAGGAGTATTCTGGGTGGTCATGCAGAGGAGAGGAATGTTGCCGTGGTTTCTGACGGTGTGTTTGCggcggcggtggcagcatcagtAGTGGTGACGTTCCTGGTGGGGTTCAGCTCTGGAGCTTTGAGCAGGACATTACTGGACAG GTGTGTGAATTGGGTGCGTTCGCTAGGACAGGAACGTCGTAACCATGGTGAAACAGTCAGCGTGGCATTCCGGAAGGATGTGGAACAAGAGGATGAGGATTACCCTGCCTCGACGACAAGCGTTACCATGGAGAATGTAAGCCCATCTCCACCAGCCAAACCTCAGAGAAGCTTCAGGGGCAAACATCATGAAGAGACTGCTTACCTGGAGGGCTGCtaccaggggagaggagaggaagggagggagaggggaggagaagaggggagggaggggggaggagaagaggggagggagaggggaggagaggaagggagggagaggggaggagaggaagtgagggagaggcgaggagaggaagggagggaggtggggggcagCACAGATGGAAAAGAGAAGAGCAGGAGAGTGGGGGAGGAAAAAAGGAGTGAcagtgaggaagggagagagggaaaggaggggaggaatgaaagtgacagggaggaagggagagagggaaaggaggggaggaatgaaagtgacagggaggaagggagagagggaaaggaggggaggaatgaaagtgacagggaggaaggaagagagggaaaggaggggaggaatgaaagtgacagggaggaaggaagaagagagagtgaggaagggagagagggaaaggaggggaggacagagtgTAAGGAGACCGAGAGTGATGGAAAGATTGAAGAGGGAGGATTTAGAGGTGATAGTAGCAGTGATTCAGAAGAAGGGTCTgttggggtgagagagggagaggggggagtggagaggcaGGGATCAGCGGGAGAAGAGAGGTGTTCTCCTCCCCGGCCCGCCAGACAGAGCCGTGTGATTCGTCTGTACCAGTACGATGAGGAGGGGCATCGCTATAGTCACCTGCCAAACCCCGTCCCCATGGAACGTACTTCCCCTGCTCCCCAGGCCAAGCAGCGCTCGCTGTCCCTCACCAGGCTCAACACCATCATGGCTGCTGCCACCGCCAGCCCCATGGACCCACAGAACCCCCTGGGCCGAGACTCAGACCCCCAGGACTCAGACCCTGAGGAGAGGGACACAGCCAGTCCAGCCAGCCCATCCCAGGGCCAGGAGAGACCAGTCTTTCAACTGGAGATATGA
- the LOC116354752 gene encoding cilia- and flagella-associated protein 251 isoform X2 — protein sequence MNTTHAGVVQYWHTPFGRVQNSSLHANQKDVISMERDGSLRIHIASPHHSGLYYCLLLAGGQTTLTPYLLTASSSQDHAVEHRRVVRSILGGHAEERNVAVVSDGVFAAAVAASVVVTFLVGFSSGALSRTLLDRCVNWVRSLGQERRNHGETVSVAFRKDVEQEDEDYPASTTSVTMENVSPSPPAKPQRSFRGKHHEETAYLEGCYQGRGEEGRERGGEEGREGGGEEGRERGGEEGRERGGEEVRERRGEEGREVGGSTDGKEKSRRVGEEKRSDSEEGREGKEGRNESDREEGREGKEGRNESDREEGREGKEGRNESDREEGREGKEGRNESDREEGRRESEEGREGKEGRTECKETESDGKIEEGGFRGDSSSDSEEGSVGVREGEGGVERQGSAGEERCSPPRPARQSRVIRLYQYDEEGHRYSHLPNPVPMERTSPAPQAKQRSLSLTRLNTIMAAATASPMDPQNPLGRDSDPQDSDPEERDTASPASPSQGQERPVFQLEI from the exons ATGAACACAACACATGCAG gagtggtCCAGTACTGGCACACCCCTTTCGGTCGGGTCCAGAACAGCAGTCTTCATGCCAACCAGAAGGATGTGATTTCTATGGAACGAGATGGTAGCCTGCGGATCCACATTGCTTCTCCTCACCACAGCGGGCTGTATTACTGCCTCCTCCTGGCCGGAGGACAAACTACACTCACACCCTACCTGCT GACTGCCAGCAGTTCACAGGATCATGCTGTCGAACACAGGCGGGTGGTCAGGAGTATTCTGGGTGGTCATGCAGAGGAGAGGAATGTTGCCGTGGTTTCTGACGGTGTGTTTGCggcggcggtggcagcatcagtAGTGGTGACGTTCCTGGTGGGGTTCAGCTCTGGAGCTTTGAGCAGGACATTACTGGACAG GTGTGTGAATTGGGTGCGTTCGCTAGGACAGGAACGTCGTAACCATGGTGAAACAGTCAGCGTGGCATTCCGGAAGGATGTGGAACAAGAGGATGAGGATTACCCTGCCTCGACGACAAGCGTTACCATGGAGAATGTAAGCCCATCTCCACCAGCCAAACCTCAGAGAAGCTTCAGGGGCAAACATCATGAAGAGACTGCTTACCTGGAGGGCTGCtaccaggggagaggagaggaagggagggagaggggaggagaagaggggagggaggggggaggagaagaggggagggagaggggaggagaggaagggagggagaggggaggagaggaagtgagggagaggcgaggagaggaagggagggaggtggggggcagCACAGATGGAAAAGAGAAGAGCAGGAGAGTGGGGGAGGAAAAAAGGAGTGAcagtgaggaagggagagagggaaaggaggggaggaatgaaagtgacagggaggaagggagagagggaaaggaggggaggaatgaaagtgacagggaggaagggagagagggaaaggaggggaggaatgaaagtgacagggaggaaggaagagagggaaaggaggggaggaatgaaagtgacagggaggaaggaagaagagagagtgaggaagggagagagggaaaggaggggaggacagagtgTAAGGAGACCGAGAGTGATGGAAAGATTGAAGAGGGAGGATTTAGAGGTGATAGTAGCAGTGATTCAGAAGAAGGGTCTgttggggtgagagagggagaggggggagtggagaggcaGGGATCAGCGGGAGAAGAGAGGTGTTCTCCTCCCCGGCCCGCCAGACAGAGCCGTGTGATTCGTCTGTACCAGTACGATGAGGAGGGGCATCGCTATAGTCACCTGCCAAACCCCGTCCCCATGGAACGTACTTCCCCTGCTCCCCAGGCCAAGCAGCGCTCGCTGTCCCTCACCAGGCTCAACACCATCATGGCTGCTGCCACCGCCAGCCCCATGGACCCACAGAACCCCCTGGGCCGAGACTCAGACCCCCAGGACTCAGACCCTGAGGAGAGGGACACAGCCAGTCCAGCCAGCCCATCCCAGGGCCAGGAGAGACCAGTCTTTCAACTGGAGATATGA